The Hevea brasiliensis isolate MT/VB/25A 57/8 chromosome 9, ASM3005281v1, whole genome shotgun sequence nucleotide sequence ACACCTGTAGTTGAAGCTGAAGGGCCTTCAGATACTCAATTGCTTTGTCAAGCGTTGAAGCTTTATCCATCTTCGAAACACAATATAAAGAGAAAAATATAAGCAACAAAATTATAAAACCATGAAATTTTCTACTGAATCATGTTCATGGTGATATATATACCTTGCTGCAATTAGGTATGAGAGCTTGTAATGCACGCATCTTCTCGTCGATCTTATCTCTTCCTTCCTGTTTGATACGTTATAGAAGAATTTCTTACAAGATTttattttgggggttgtttgggGGGTGGGGGGTTGGTAGGTGTGGGTGTGGGGGGTGGGGGGTTGGTAGGTGTGATTCACAATAAACTCACCCTTTCATACTGATTATAGACTTCTGGACGTCTTCGCTTGGCAGCTGCACGAGCAGACGCTGGTTTTGGAACTTGTTGATCTCCCTCAGCATTCTGCAGCAAAAGCATGAATATTCTTAGTTATATAAAATTATAGGAAAAGAATGGAAGGCGAGTTctatgtaagtttaaacatacttCCCTTGGAGACGCCATCGCTTCCTTGTCTTTATTTTTCCTCTTCAGAGAAGAATAACTCAGATCATTTGAAGCTCCCCAAGAGCATGTTGAAGTATCTGCAGCCAATTGATCTTCAGATTTTTCTCTATCAGGATTTCCATTGACTGTATTTACTGGTAAGCTTGAGGTTGAATCGGGAACTCGGTCTTGGAACCGCTTGCTTCGAATAGCATTTCTATAGACAGGAACTTCGGATTGCTCATCTGGGGGTGACTCTTCCAAAGGATTTGCAATCTGCTTTAGATGGTCTGTCTTAATTGCTACTAGATCTGGATGCTTATGGAAATCTTTACCACCTCTTGAACCAAGTGGTGACTCCAGTACTAGTGCTTTTTCGCCTGCAGGAGGCGTATCCTCTTTGCTTTCTAAATCCCGAACTCTTAACGAACTCTGACCACCAGCTGGTTCAATTGCACCATGGTGCTGGTCATCGGCTTTAGGGAGCACTCCAGGTCTTAAGAATAGGGAGAAGTTCCTTGACCCCAAGTTTTTCTCAGGTCCTGACTTAAGCTGTTGCAAATTCGAGTTCGGCAATCTAGCCATTGAAGACAGATTTTGCCTCCTATTGGCAACTGTTCTACTAATCGGAACAGAATCTTGGCATTGCTGCAAAGAAGGCTCATGTAACTGCCTCAAATTTTCGTCTTTGCATTCGGGGACAATTTGGGACTCTGTGAGATACTCATCATAAGTGTTGTTATTTCTGGTTGTTtccagaaaaatgttgagattgttTTCGTGAAAACCAGGAAACAAGTGATCAGGATGGCAGTTATCTTGTACAGAATGCTTGTGCTTGGAGAGTTCCTTTCGACCTGGAAGACAATCATCGAAATCCGACAAAGAATTCACGGTCCCTAATCTTCGTCTCTTTGAAGTGTAGATTTCGCCACCACTAGTCTTAACCTGAGGTTTAGGAGAGTGATGAGAAGAGTCACTGATGCATGAAGGACTAGAGGACCGTCCACGCATCAGAATCTGACCATTTTTCCATACGAGTTCTACAAAATCATCAGCCCTGCGTTGAAAATTTTGtcaaaacaattacataaaaaaGAAACAGGTTTCTATCTAAAGATGCATGATTAgaggagggaaaaaaaaaatacatggaAGCCAAATGGGTTGAACTTGATTCAGGCGTTTCCCCTTTGATTGAGATGAACAATTTATATCTgtatattttttaagaaatagtAAATAAACAGACGAAAATATTCTCAGTTACTCCATCGTTACAGGGCATCCAAAGCGCTACCCAGAAAACTTCTGTAAAAGATGGATTATtctattctcttctttttttttctttgtaaagGAGATTATGGAGaggaaaacaacagcaagaatTGTGAAGGGCAAGAAAAAGATAATGGCCAAAAAAATCCTGATGTGATATCCTGAGACACATTAGCCGAAAGGATAGCATTAGATGGGCCAACCTATAAGGACAAGGTAACCTGTCCGGTTCCAACCTCAACCACTCGAATCATAGAAATCAAGGAGTTATAAATGCTTCCTTCCAGGGGCATTGGCATACTAAAAAATAatgtatttattatttattattttttaaatttaataatgtgTGATTATGATTTTGTGTGTTTGGGCATATACGGCACCGAAATATCTAATAATTTGCCCTAAAAAAAAGGTAAATTTTGCATTCTAATCACTTTGACGGGTGTTTCATTTCTATATTTCaacttaaatttattataataaaattatttaattttaatttatataaaaaagctcTCCTTATATATTTTAGTCCTGTTCGATTATTTTtatagttattaattattttattagttattaattattaatgGTTAATTGTTTATATAGTAATTTAAAACAGAAGTGttcaatatgtaacacccctattggtatagcctggtatatttcactgttctggtgaccggtgtcggtccgaacaattaatgggattagggccacatttaagacaacttgagaagccataaacacaaataattagtaatgtttaattagttaactataaataagaaaaacagaacataagaggttaaacgagccgagagtcacagcgatgagtgacttcTCTGAACGCAtcacgaagtcgttttaaactcaaatttcgaaccgtaaaagtgacgccgcgtccttaggacccttatgaacacaaagtggaaaagagaaaatcacgaaaagaatcattaagcggtcaaataattaggtcgtgaggaagaaatatggaattatttgcaaaccgatgaaaccgcgagggcaatttggtcaattgacccagagtgactcgacctaatcataaataaaatcgagaaaagaaaatttgaatcggaattaaattaaagaactaataaaaaaattaaaaaaaaaaagaagagaaaatgaaaaagttgaaaagttgatgacatcatcatgatgatgtaactatgacctcataattaattttaatttaattaactaattgactaagtcaaattaaagactaaaaacaaaattgaaaagccaatttttttacttcttcttcttctttttttccctctttcccgtagctctctcctctcacTCTCATTTCCATGAAcagccaccattaaagcttgcatacaagctttaattcttccactcaattctcataactcccctaaaataccctactaaagcttgttattactactaagaaggagattacaaggAAAAAAAAGagcaaaagttagggttttgaagatttaagaaaggttagtgtgttaacttgttattttacttctttaaatgcatatgcaatggttgacatGAACTTaggatttatgaaatgaaataaaaacatgggagaaggaccaaactgaaattcagcCTAGTTGAGTggagtatgaaattgaatggtttgatgcattaaaatgagtttaaaagctttgattagttaaaTGGTTAGGACTAAGTGCACTActtgtggttaaatgcaagagttagtaagattagggtttgtaggctagggtttgtgaaccaaaatttggagaaatatataaatggcatgttggacctattgtgaagtgaaataatggtcaattatgaccaaataacttgtgtgggaatgataggaaactaagttaaattcggaggtccaatggtcatgctgctggcagcatgaccaaacccactttgaaggaccaaaactcaaaatttacaagcctaatggatatgccaccaattggagatgaaaatagacataaaagagcacaattttcattaaggaaccattgccaaaaactgaccaaaacttggtgaaacaattgaccaaagtgagttgatagcaggctgccactgcactaaactgaccaaatgaacagtaactgttcatttggtcataactcgagctaggtaggtcaaattgacctgaaattttaccagcaattagatatgatatagacctaaaactttcatgaagaacaccaacccaaattaggccattaactcattcaaatcattgagcaaagttaaaatttctgtactgaaattctgcagatttttagttgagcagcaaagtttggatagctataactctctctagaaaactcggatttaggcgattcttgaaccgatggaaacctaagacatagtacaacatttcatatgaagaaagtgagaccaaattatgaacttaacttgatcaaataattgaccaaagttggaccaaaaacctgccagcacctaaattgtagtatgaacagtgcacgtgaacagtaaacttattttggccataacttgagctacaaaactccgattgaggtgatccaaaaatgagaatacacttaagacaataaggaacattttctatgaaggaagttttgtcaaattccaacagtagatcgaccaatggaatagtgcaacttcggaaaaccaaaaccgaaaattggcaattttgccaaaatgacctaagctttaaacaaatgaccaaaaccaacaagtttggtggccaaaatgtggtatgtgggtgaagttggagttcccatacctattaagccttagaaagtcaataatttgacttgaatagtgcagtgaatagtaacccgaaatacaaaatttcgagaacgtcgaatttaacacgttagagttaggtaaatgtgaagctaagtttattttgaatttattttaagttctagtactgaaacattgtaaaattgtgtgtttcagttaaaaagaatatcgggaaggaacccgaggaaccgagtcgaggctaaaggacgactcgtttgaggtttgtgcacaatattactatgctttaaaaaaaaattcattgattaaatgaatgaaatatgcatattattgttgctttgaattgttgaaagtattgtgaccttatttataatgttttgattcaaattgtgaaatttattgtgtatatttgaaatgacaatgtttagcaaattgttaagataagttttaaaaccacagtatcatgaccatatgtttgaacacctcactagcacgactagtgggggtaattagtttcgaattttgattccttctctggagaagtgttgaggtgtgccagtagaagaggatgtgaatggatatccatatatttgagctagctagccttgtgacatgatttctcttagcctctggctattgagattctatttgtttcgaatggcatgatttaactgtgggttttgtgaaatgtgttttgatactttgaaataaacttggtttacatgtaaaatcttacaatgcatgattgtatttaattttcatgtttagtcaaatttttgaatgaatgtgctttaagttttgcataaagattattttagtatattgtgcaccactgagtcttagtactcagcgatagcttttattgctgtcgcagatacagagattagaggagcagcagactgagctgctgaggtgtgtgaagtcatcagcttgaagtcttcgggtataatttataccctaactgtaaatatttcttttgatgtatatattgcacataaatgtatggacatgtacatgggtcttgagcacttgtacaaagtttgtataaaagttgtaataaattttagtttggacttctgaatgtaaattttagtatgatgaatatataaattgtttatcttgaatggaatatgaataaatgatattgatggatgattttgaagaaattattgaacttgtgaatttgagaaattgattgagattgagtttgaaattgaagtagtggttgagaaaaacttttagaagtgcttttacagtgtattcaagaacggttttctcaaaatacgaggaaactcacaaaatttttataaaatttgcggaaaactaaaatggccaaaaatattaattagttttaatttcaactaaatgttttaaatacttatttgaaatgctcaccacttgtcaaagataagaaaattgttttaaaatcccttgtagggtacttaatgagttatcggtaggtgaagttcggtagttcattaggtattctacgggatcatgttatgccttacagaggggtaaggtgtgacacaataaAAATAGTTATCATATTAgccgttaaatataaaaataatgatattata carries:
- the LOC110653382 gene encoding transcription factor PHYTOCHROME INTERACTING FACTOR-LIKE 15, which codes for MADDFVELVWKNGQILMRGRSSSPSCISDSSHHSPKPQVKTSGGEIYTSKRRRLGTVNSLSDFDDCLPGRKELSKHKHSVQDNCHPDHLFPGFHENNLNIFLETTRNNNTYDEYLTESQIVPECKDENLRQLHEPSLQQCQDSVPISRTVANRRQNLSSMARLPNSNLQQLKSGPEKNLGSRNFSLFLRPGVLPKADDQHHGAIEPAGGQSSLRVRDLESKEDTPPAGEKALVLESPLGSRGGKDFHKHPDLVAIKTDHLKQIANPLEESPPDEQSEVPVYRNAIRSKRFQDRVPDSTSSLPVNTVNGNPDREKSEDQLAADTSTCSWGASNDLSYSSLKRKNKDKEAMASPRENAEGDQQVPKPASARAAAKRRRPEVYNQYEREGRDKIDEKMRALQALIPNCSKMDKASTLDKAIEYLKALQLQLQIMSLGTGFCMPPMIVPTGMQQATHLAHFSAMGMGVGMGMRMPMGVGYTPAIFSNSAMLGLPLSQVPFIPLAGGSSATSVPVVQNINTESMNKQ